Proteins co-encoded in one Melanotaenia boesemani isolate fMelBoe1 chromosome 23, fMelBoe1.pri, whole genome shotgun sequence genomic window:
- the LOC121634540 gene encoding liprin-beta-1-like isoform X3, with product MMSDASEMLAAALEQMDGIIAGSKAIDYSNGLFDCQSPTSPFLGGLRVLHLLEDLRAALELMDNEEKDNLRCQIPDSTAEGLAEWLQGRLNNIQNSDVVYQERLSRLESDKECLILQVSVLTDQVEVQGEKIRDLDSSLELHREKLNAAEELLQQELLTRSTLETQKLELMTEVSSLKLKITALERDHRGNEGLYQEVTDLRFRVTDIENERLLCEKKLKATREELQLLQRQLEEREEELRRLREDSRRMTERTERGEPETEMLKMKRELELVTSENDEKERKIKALEESLMQCQKVQELVNEKLKEDDYDDIPDDSLVSMEVDQLILELDGEAGRSSGESIPCIAVLSEMNELDRERRLQAAQSSVEKPEPGSSDQAKTKAAPAPSPNKGSSSEGIFGGKKARASFGRGFFKLRGGKQTASAPNLAETERKGTEHLDLAGVPPQKSRNAAPLPASPETKKKSKGLRRFFGRLKRSHSTSFNLDDEAEMEFRRGGVRATAGPRLGWSQETKHNSVDAPFSRWSRDEVCLWLHEQGLGFYVALGQNWIRSGQTLLQASQHDLEKELGMKQPLHRKKLQLALQALSSEDDDLKGKLDHNWVTRWLDDIGLPQYKSSFDEARVDGRMLHYMTVEDLLSLKVGSVLHHLSIKRAIQVLRLNFYDPSCLRRRPSDENNITPAEISQWTNHRVMEWLRSVDLAEYAPNLRGSGVHGGLMVLEPRFNVEALALLLNIPPNKTLLRRHLATHFHLLVGAEAQRLKQDCLENPDYTVLTATAKVKPRRLSFGGIGSLRRKRQDDTVEYVCPLNVEMPKNSSFQKNMRVYEDTFDQLEWKTLKER from the exons GCTCCAAGGCTATCGACTATTCCAACGGGCTGTTTGACTGCCAGTCGCCCACGTCACCTTTCCTGGGAGGCCTCCGGGTGCTGCATTTACTGGAGGACCTGCGAGCAGCGCTGGAGCTCATGGACAATGAGGAGAAGGACAACCTGCGCTGTCAGATCCCTGATTCCACGGCTGAGGGGCTGGCAGAGTGGCTGCAGGGACGATTG aaTAACATCCAGAACTCTGATGTGGTCTACCAAGAACGCCTGTCCCGACTGGAGAGTGATAAAGAGTGTCTTATTCTCCAG GTGAGTGTTTTAACAGACCAGGTAGAGGTGCAAGGTGAAAAGATTCGGGACTTAGACAGTAGTCTGGAGCTCCACCGGGAGAAGCTAAATGCCGCTGAGGAGCTTCTTCAGCAG GAGCTGCTGACCCGGAGCACGCTGGAAACTCAGAAGCTGGAGCTGATGACCGAAGTTTCCAGCCTGAAGCTGAAGATAACCGCTTTGGAAAGAGATCACAGGGGCAACGAG GGTTTGTACCAGGAAGTTACGGATCTGCGGTTCCGGGTGACGGACATAGAGAATGAAAGGCTGCTGTGTGAGAAGAAGCTCAAAGCTACCAGA gaggagctgcagcttttgCAGAGGCAGCTGGAGGAGCGagaggaggagctgaggaggcTGAGGGAGGACAGCAGACGGATGACGGAGaggactgaaaggggggaaccAG AAACGGAAATGTTGAAGATGAAAAGGGAGTTGGAGTTGGTAACATCAGAGAACGATGAGAAG GAAAGAAAGATTAAAGCGCTGGAGGAGTCGCTCatgcagtgccagaaagtccagGAGCTGGTCAACG AGAAGCTGAAGGAGGATGACTACGATGACATCCCCGATGACTCCCTGGTTTCCATGGAGGTCGATCAGCTCATCCTGGAGTTGGACGGCGAAGCAGGAAGGAGCTCTGGTGAG TCTATTCCATGTATAGCTGTGCTCTCTGAGATGAACGAACTGGACCGAGAACGACGGCTACAAGCAGCTCAAAG ctctGTAGAGAAGCCGGAGCCGGGCAGCTCAGACCAG GCAAAGACTAAAGCTGCTCCTGCTCCCTCTCCTAACAAAGGAAGCTCAAGTGAAGGAATCTTTGGCGGTAAGAAGGCTCGCGCCTCATTCGGCCGAGGCTTCTTTAAGCTACGTGGAGGCAAACAGACGGCCAGCGCCCCAAACCTCG CTGAGACGGAGCGTAAAGGCACCGAGCACCTCGACTTGGCCGGTGTTCCTCCACAGAAATCCAGAAATGCTGCTCCTCTGCCGGCGTCTCCAGAAACCAAGAAGAAGTCCAAAGGCTTACGTAGATTTTTCGGCAG GCTGAAGAGGAGCCACTCCACCTCTTTTAATCTGGACGATGAAGCAGAGATGGAGTTCCGGAGGGGCGGAGTCAGAGCCACTGCCGGCCCCCGCCTCGGCTGGTCGcaggaaacaaaacacaa CTCCGTGGACGCTCCTTTCTCTCGCTGGAGTAGAGATGAGGTCTGTCTTTGGCTCCATGAGCAGGGCCTCGGCTTTTATGTTGCTCTGGGCCAAAACTGGATCAGATCGGGCCAGACGCTGCTGCAGGCATCGCAACATGACCTAGAGAAG GAGCTGGGCATGAAGCAGCCTCTCCACAGGAAGAAGCTGCAGCTCGCCTTGCAGGCTCTCAGCTCAGAGGATGATGATCTGAAAGGCAAACTGGACCATAACTGGGTGACCA GATGGCTCGACGACATTGGCCTCCCGCAATACAAAAGCAGCTTTGATGAAGCTCGAGTGGATGGACGGATGCTGCACTACATGACCGTG GAGGACCTGCTGTCCCTGAAAGTGGGCAGCGTTCTTCATCATCTCAGCATCAAGAGAGCCATTCAAGTCCTGCGTCTCAACTTCTATGACCCCAGCTGCCTCCGACGGCGACCCTCTGATGAG AACAACATCACGCCAGCTGAGATCTCCCAGTGGACCAACCACAGGGTGATGGAGTGGCTGCGCTCCGTGGATCTGGCAGAGTACGCCCCCAACCTGAGGGGTAGCGGAGTTCATGGAGGGCTGATG GTGTTGGAGCCTCGTTTCAACGTGGAGGCTCTCGCCCTCCTGCTCAACATTCCTCCCAACAAAACCCTGCTGAGACGCCACTTGGCCACGCACTTCCACCTGCTCGTCGGCGCCGAGGCACAGCGACTCAAACAGGACTGCCTGGAAAACCCAGACTACACCGTCCTCACAGCCACCGCCAAGGTCAAG CCCAGACGTCTGTCATTTGGTGGCATCGGCTCTCTAAGGAGGAAACGTCAGGATGACACTGTGGAATACGTCTGCCCCTTGAACGTGGAAATGCCCAAAAATAGCAGCTTCCAGAAGAACATGCGGGTATACGAGGACACCTTTGACCAGCTGGA ATGGAAGACTCTGAAGGAACGGTGA
- the LOC121634540 gene encoding liprin-beta-1-like isoform X2, which translates to MMSDASEMLAAALEQMDGIIAGSKAIDYSNGLFDCQSPTSPFLGGLRVLHLLEDLRAALELMDNEEKDNLRCQIPDSTAEGLAEWLQGRLVSVLTDQVEVQGEKIRDLDSSLELHREKLNAAEELLQQELLTRSTLETQKLELMTEVSSLKLKITALERDHRGNEGLYQEVTDLRFRVTDIENERLLCEKKLKATREELQLLQRQLEEREEELRRLREDSRRMTERTERGEPETEMLKMKRELELVTSENDEKERKIKALEESLMQCQKVQELVNEKLKEDDYDDIPDDSLVSMEVDQLILELDGEAGRSSGESIPCIAVLSEMNELDRERRLQAAQSSVEKPEPGSSDQAKTKAAPAPSPNKGSSSEGIFGGKKARASFGRGFFKLRGGKQTASAPNLAETERKGTEHLDLAGVPPQKSRNAAPLPASPETKKKSKGLRRFFGRLKRSHSTSFNLDDEAEMEFRRGGVRATAGPRLGWSQETKHNSVDAPFSRWSRDEVCLWLHEQGLGFYVALGQNWIRSGQTLLQASQHDLEKELGMKQPLHRKKLQLALQALSSEDDDLKGKLDHNWVTRWLDDIGLPQYKSSFDEARVDGRMLHYMTVEDLLSLKVGSVLHHLSIKRAIQVLRLNFYDPSCLRRRPSDENNITPAEISQWTNHRVMEWLRSVDLAEYAPNLRGSGVHGGLMVLEPRFNVEALALLLNIPPNKTLLRRHLATHFHLLVGAEAQRLKQDCLENPDYTVLTATAKVKPRRLSFGGIGSLRRKRQDDTVEYVCPLNVEMPKNSSFQKNMRVYEDTFDQLEQMEDSEGTVRQIGAFSEEINNLTSMLKEDQFFQEIPVCPPDERTEATHNFI; encoded by the exons GCTCCAAGGCTATCGACTATTCCAACGGGCTGTTTGACTGCCAGTCGCCCACGTCACCTTTCCTGGGAGGCCTCCGGGTGCTGCATTTACTGGAGGACCTGCGAGCAGCGCTGGAGCTCATGGACAATGAGGAGAAGGACAACCTGCGCTGTCAGATCCCTGATTCCACGGCTGAGGGGCTGGCAGAGTGGCTGCAGGGACGATTG GTGAGTGTTTTAACAGACCAGGTAGAGGTGCAAGGTGAAAAGATTCGGGACTTAGACAGTAGTCTGGAGCTCCACCGGGAGAAGCTAAATGCCGCTGAGGAGCTTCTTCAGCAG GAGCTGCTGACCCGGAGCACGCTGGAAACTCAGAAGCTGGAGCTGATGACCGAAGTTTCCAGCCTGAAGCTGAAGATAACCGCTTTGGAAAGAGATCACAGGGGCAACGAG GGTTTGTACCAGGAAGTTACGGATCTGCGGTTCCGGGTGACGGACATAGAGAATGAAAGGCTGCTGTGTGAGAAGAAGCTCAAAGCTACCAGA gaggagctgcagcttttgCAGAGGCAGCTGGAGGAGCGagaggaggagctgaggaggcTGAGGGAGGACAGCAGACGGATGACGGAGaggactgaaaggggggaaccAG AAACGGAAATGTTGAAGATGAAAAGGGAGTTGGAGTTGGTAACATCAGAGAACGATGAGAAG GAAAGAAAGATTAAAGCGCTGGAGGAGTCGCTCatgcagtgccagaaagtccagGAGCTGGTCAACG AGAAGCTGAAGGAGGATGACTACGATGACATCCCCGATGACTCCCTGGTTTCCATGGAGGTCGATCAGCTCATCCTGGAGTTGGACGGCGAAGCAGGAAGGAGCTCTGGTGAG TCTATTCCATGTATAGCTGTGCTCTCTGAGATGAACGAACTGGACCGAGAACGACGGCTACAAGCAGCTCAAAG ctctGTAGAGAAGCCGGAGCCGGGCAGCTCAGACCAG GCAAAGACTAAAGCTGCTCCTGCTCCCTCTCCTAACAAAGGAAGCTCAAGTGAAGGAATCTTTGGCGGTAAGAAGGCTCGCGCCTCATTCGGCCGAGGCTTCTTTAAGCTACGTGGAGGCAAACAGACGGCCAGCGCCCCAAACCTCG CTGAGACGGAGCGTAAAGGCACCGAGCACCTCGACTTGGCCGGTGTTCCTCCACAGAAATCCAGAAATGCTGCTCCTCTGCCGGCGTCTCCAGAAACCAAGAAGAAGTCCAAAGGCTTACGTAGATTTTTCGGCAG GCTGAAGAGGAGCCACTCCACCTCTTTTAATCTGGACGATGAAGCAGAGATGGAGTTCCGGAGGGGCGGAGTCAGAGCCACTGCCGGCCCCCGCCTCGGCTGGTCGcaggaaacaaaacacaa CTCCGTGGACGCTCCTTTCTCTCGCTGGAGTAGAGATGAGGTCTGTCTTTGGCTCCATGAGCAGGGCCTCGGCTTTTATGTTGCTCTGGGCCAAAACTGGATCAGATCGGGCCAGACGCTGCTGCAGGCATCGCAACATGACCTAGAGAAG GAGCTGGGCATGAAGCAGCCTCTCCACAGGAAGAAGCTGCAGCTCGCCTTGCAGGCTCTCAGCTCAGAGGATGATGATCTGAAAGGCAAACTGGACCATAACTGGGTGACCA GATGGCTCGACGACATTGGCCTCCCGCAATACAAAAGCAGCTTTGATGAAGCTCGAGTGGATGGACGGATGCTGCACTACATGACCGTG GAGGACCTGCTGTCCCTGAAAGTGGGCAGCGTTCTTCATCATCTCAGCATCAAGAGAGCCATTCAAGTCCTGCGTCTCAACTTCTATGACCCCAGCTGCCTCCGACGGCGACCCTCTGATGAG AACAACATCACGCCAGCTGAGATCTCCCAGTGGACCAACCACAGGGTGATGGAGTGGCTGCGCTCCGTGGATCTGGCAGAGTACGCCCCCAACCTGAGGGGTAGCGGAGTTCATGGAGGGCTGATG GTGTTGGAGCCTCGTTTCAACGTGGAGGCTCTCGCCCTCCTGCTCAACATTCCTCCCAACAAAACCCTGCTGAGACGCCACTTGGCCACGCACTTCCACCTGCTCGTCGGCGCCGAGGCACAGCGACTCAAACAGGACTGCCTGGAAAACCCAGACTACACCGTCCTCACAGCCACCGCCAAGGTCAAG CCCAGACGTCTGTCATTTGGTGGCATCGGCTCTCTAAGGAGGAAACGTCAGGATGACACTGTGGAATACGTCTGCCCCTTGAACGTGGAAATGCCCAAAAATAGCAGCTTCCAGAAGAACATGCGGGTATACGAGGACACCTTTGACCAGCTGGAGCAG ATGGAAGACTCTGAAGGAACGGTGAGACAGATCGGAGCGTTCTCTGAGGAGATCAACAACCTGACG AGCATGCTGAAGGAGGACCAGTTTTTCCAGGAGATCCCAGTTTGTCCTCCAGATGAAAGAACAGAAGCTACCCACAATTTCATCTGA
- the LOC121634540 gene encoding liprin-beta-1-like isoform X1, with product MMSDASEMLAAALEQMDGIIAGSKAIDYSNGLFDCQSPTSPFLGGLRVLHLLEDLRAALELMDNEEKDNLRCQIPDSTAEGLAEWLQGRLNNIQNSDVVYQERLSRLESDKECLILQVSVLTDQVEVQGEKIRDLDSSLELHREKLNAAEELLQQELLTRSTLETQKLELMTEVSSLKLKITALERDHRGNEGLYQEVTDLRFRVTDIENERLLCEKKLKATREELQLLQRQLEEREEELRRLREDSRRMTERTERGEPETEMLKMKRELELVTSENDEKERKIKALEESLMQCQKVQELVNEKLKEDDYDDIPDDSLVSMEVDQLILELDGEAGRSSGESIPCIAVLSEMNELDRERRLQAAQSSVEKPEPGSSDQAKTKAAPAPSPNKGSSSEGIFGGKKARASFGRGFFKLRGGKQTASAPNLAETERKGTEHLDLAGVPPQKSRNAAPLPASPETKKKSKGLRRFFGRLKRSHSTSFNLDDEAEMEFRRGGVRATAGPRLGWSQETKHNSVDAPFSRWSRDEVCLWLHEQGLGFYVALGQNWIRSGQTLLQASQHDLEKELGMKQPLHRKKLQLALQALSSEDDDLKGKLDHNWVTRWLDDIGLPQYKSSFDEARVDGRMLHYMTVEDLLSLKVGSVLHHLSIKRAIQVLRLNFYDPSCLRRRPSDENNITPAEISQWTNHRVMEWLRSVDLAEYAPNLRGSGVHGGLMVLEPRFNVEALALLLNIPPNKTLLRRHLATHFHLLVGAEAQRLKQDCLENPDYTVLTATAKVKPRRLSFGGIGSLRRKRQDDTVEYVCPLNVEMPKNSSFQKNMRVYEDTFDQLEQMEDSEGTVRQIGAFSEEINNLTSMLKEDQFFQEIPVCPPDERTEATHNFI from the exons GCTCCAAGGCTATCGACTATTCCAACGGGCTGTTTGACTGCCAGTCGCCCACGTCACCTTTCCTGGGAGGCCTCCGGGTGCTGCATTTACTGGAGGACCTGCGAGCAGCGCTGGAGCTCATGGACAATGAGGAGAAGGACAACCTGCGCTGTCAGATCCCTGATTCCACGGCTGAGGGGCTGGCAGAGTGGCTGCAGGGACGATTG aaTAACATCCAGAACTCTGATGTGGTCTACCAAGAACGCCTGTCCCGACTGGAGAGTGATAAAGAGTGTCTTATTCTCCAG GTGAGTGTTTTAACAGACCAGGTAGAGGTGCAAGGTGAAAAGATTCGGGACTTAGACAGTAGTCTGGAGCTCCACCGGGAGAAGCTAAATGCCGCTGAGGAGCTTCTTCAGCAG GAGCTGCTGACCCGGAGCACGCTGGAAACTCAGAAGCTGGAGCTGATGACCGAAGTTTCCAGCCTGAAGCTGAAGATAACCGCTTTGGAAAGAGATCACAGGGGCAACGAG GGTTTGTACCAGGAAGTTACGGATCTGCGGTTCCGGGTGACGGACATAGAGAATGAAAGGCTGCTGTGTGAGAAGAAGCTCAAAGCTACCAGA gaggagctgcagcttttgCAGAGGCAGCTGGAGGAGCGagaggaggagctgaggaggcTGAGGGAGGACAGCAGACGGATGACGGAGaggactgaaaggggggaaccAG AAACGGAAATGTTGAAGATGAAAAGGGAGTTGGAGTTGGTAACATCAGAGAACGATGAGAAG GAAAGAAAGATTAAAGCGCTGGAGGAGTCGCTCatgcagtgccagaaagtccagGAGCTGGTCAACG AGAAGCTGAAGGAGGATGACTACGATGACATCCCCGATGACTCCCTGGTTTCCATGGAGGTCGATCAGCTCATCCTGGAGTTGGACGGCGAAGCAGGAAGGAGCTCTGGTGAG TCTATTCCATGTATAGCTGTGCTCTCTGAGATGAACGAACTGGACCGAGAACGACGGCTACAAGCAGCTCAAAG ctctGTAGAGAAGCCGGAGCCGGGCAGCTCAGACCAG GCAAAGACTAAAGCTGCTCCTGCTCCCTCTCCTAACAAAGGAAGCTCAAGTGAAGGAATCTTTGGCGGTAAGAAGGCTCGCGCCTCATTCGGCCGAGGCTTCTTTAAGCTACGTGGAGGCAAACAGACGGCCAGCGCCCCAAACCTCG CTGAGACGGAGCGTAAAGGCACCGAGCACCTCGACTTGGCCGGTGTTCCTCCACAGAAATCCAGAAATGCTGCTCCTCTGCCGGCGTCTCCAGAAACCAAGAAGAAGTCCAAAGGCTTACGTAGATTTTTCGGCAG GCTGAAGAGGAGCCACTCCACCTCTTTTAATCTGGACGATGAAGCAGAGATGGAGTTCCGGAGGGGCGGAGTCAGAGCCACTGCCGGCCCCCGCCTCGGCTGGTCGcaggaaacaaaacacaa CTCCGTGGACGCTCCTTTCTCTCGCTGGAGTAGAGATGAGGTCTGTCTTTGGCTCCATGAGCAGGGCCTCGGCTTTTATGTTGCTCTGGGCCAAAACTGGATCAGATCGGGCCAGACGCTGCTGCAGGCATCGCAACATGACCTAGAGAAG GAGCTGGGCATGAAGCAGCCTCTCCACAGGAAGAAGCTGCAGCTCGCCTTGCAGGCTCTCAGCTCAGAGGATGATGATCTGAAAGGCAAACTGGACCATAACTGGGTGACCA GATGGCTCGACGACATTGGCCTCCCGCAATACAAAAGCAGCTTTGATGAAGCTCGAGTGGATGGACGGATGCTGCACTACATGACCGTG GAGGACCTGCTGTCCCTGAAAGTGGGCAGCGTTCTTCATCATCTCAGCATCAAGAGAGCCATTCAAGTCCTGCGTCTCAACTTCTATGACCCCAGCTGCCTCCGACGGCGACCCTCTGATGAG AACAACATCACGCCAGCTGAGATCTCCCAGTGGACCAACCACAGGGTGATGGAGTGGCTGCGCTCCGTGGATCTGGCAGAGTACGCCCCCAACCTGAGGGGTAGCGGAGTTCATGGAGGGCTGATG GTGTTGGAGCCTCGTTTCAACGTGGAGGCTCTCGCCCTCCTGCTCAACATTCCTCCCAACAAAACCCTGCTGAGACGCCACTTGGCCACGCACTTCCACCTGCTCGTCGGCGCCGAGGCACAGCGACTCAAACAGGACTGCCTGGAAAACCCAGACTACACCGTCCTCACAGCCACCGCCAAGGTCAAG CCCAGACGTCTGTCATTTGGTGGCATCGGCTCTCTAAGGAGGAAACGTCAGGATGACACTGTGGAATACGTCTGCCCCTTGAACGTGGAAATGCCCAAAAATAGCAGCTTCCAGAAGAACATGCGGGTATACGAGGACACCTTTGACCAGCTGGAGCAG ATGGAAGACTCTGAAGGAACGGTGAGACAGATCGGAGCGTTCTCTGAGGAGATCAACAACCTGACG AGCATGCTGAAGGAGGACCAGTTTTTCCAGGAGATCCCAGTTTGTCCTCCAGATGAAAGAACAGAAGCTACCCACAATTTCATCTGA